GAAAAACAAATAGGCATTTTCGCTGGCCGCACTTGATAGAAGCACCGACTTTTCTTCGATTAAATCTAGCGGGCGTAGGTCGTAACCCATCACCCAAGGTAGGCGAACATGGGAAGACGTGGGAATCACATCGCCGCAATAATACAGAGTGGTCATGCCGTCAGAAATTCGAACATACTGCTGACCGGTGGTATGTCCGTCTGAGGTACCAACCGAAATTCCCGGCAACAGATTTTCGACACTTCCATCTAACATATTCAATACACCGGCTTCCACTAACGGTTCAAAGTTCACTCCAAAATAGCTCGCTTTTTCACGACGATTTGGATTGCGAGCAGTTTCAAGATTTGTCCGCTGAACAAAATATTTCGCATTTTGGAATGTCGGAACAAGTTTCCCGGCGAGTGCGCATGTTGCAGAACCAGCGTGGTCAAAATGCAAATGGGTGAGGATCACGTGGGTGATGTCATCTGTCGTGAGACCATGTTTTTTCAATGATCCTTTTAATGACGTTGCACCCTGATCTACAGCGTACATTTCCGCGAATTTTGCGCCCGCTTTGTCGCCATACTTAGCGATAAAGTCCCCGCCGATTCCGCAATCAATCAGAATTCGATATTGATCTGATACCAATAATAAGGCGCGTGCTTCCATCGCAATCCGATTGCTTAAGTCACAGGGATTAGATTTTTCCCACAATACTTTTGGCACTGTTCCAAACATCGCTCCGCCATCGAGACCAAACATACCGGTTGGAACTGCGTGTACGCTGTAAGGACCAATTTTAAGTTTGAGGTCCTTGAGAGTTGCTTGATGCGGGTTAGGAAGATCGCGAAATGATATCATAACAATATCTCCGATACTTTACATAGACGTTAAGTAAGTCTCAATTTCAGAAGGATCTTCGCCTCGAAAGGCATTGGGATTAATTCCTATGACCCAGTCCCGGTAATGTTCATAAATGAGTTCAATCGGCGCTGGCGGATGCACTGGTCCGATATGGATTGTCAAAGGACCAGGCACCGCAAAAATCCGACCTTTTGGCCAAAGCTCGCCATTGCCCTCAAGATACAAAAACAAAAGCGGTGTCGTTGTCTTCTCGCTAAAAAGACTGACGCCGCGTTTAAACTGTCCGATGAACCCATCTTTAGAACGAGTACCTTCTGGAAAAATAATCAACCAAATAGCCTCAAGATTAGAAAGCAAATTGAGGCAAAGTTCGACGGCCTCTCCCTTTTTATCTTTCCGATCGATCGGGATCGCACCCAAACAGTGCTTTGAGAAAAAGGTAAAAAGAGGATTTGAAAAGAAATAATCTTTCGCTGCTGCTATGTAGAGATCCATCCAATAGCGAAATGGCACGGCGGCAGCAATCGATACGGCATCTAAGTGACTTGCATGGTTGCTAATGACAAGAAGCTTTGGATAATTTTTCCGAACCTCATGAAAGTCGCCAACGACTTTGAGGCGGATATAAAATTTGAAAAACCAGTATTTTAGAATGATTGACCAGAGCGTTCGAAAGACGAGGCTCACGAGGTCGAAGTGCCGCGTGAAAAGCGGCAGATGTTTTAAGTAGCCCGGAAGTCTGGTCCATTGGTCGTTTTCATAGTCCCAGTCTCGCATCAGGGCACCACTGGCAAATGCTTTTGCGCTTCAAGGTACCACATTAAGTAGTAGAAAATCGGAGCAACAAAAATCAGGCGATCGATGACGGAAAGAAAGTCGCCGCGGCCGATAATGAAAACCCCGACGTCCTTGATGCCTAGATCTCGTCGAATGACCGAGAGGACAAGATCCCCTAGGCTTCCGCCAAAAACTGCCGCGATGCCAGAGGCAATC
The window above is part of the Deltaproteobacteria bacterium genome. Proteins encoded here:
- a CDS encoding MBL fold metallo-hydrolase, encoding MISFRDLPNPHQATLKDLKLKIGPYSVHAVPTGMFGLDGGAMFGTVPKVLWEKSNPCDLSNRIAMEARALLLVSDQYRILIDCGIGGDFIAKYGDKAGAKFAEMYAVDQGATSLKGSLKKHGLTTDDITHVILTHLHFDHAGSATCALAGKLVPTFQNAKYFVQRTNLETARNPNRREKASYFGVNFEPLVEAGVLNMLDGSVENLLPGISVGTSDGHTTGQQYVRISDGMTTLYYCGDVIPTSSHVRLPWVMGYDLRPLDLIEEKSVLLSSAASENAYLFFEHDPYLDVTTVTADKGDFAVKDRFRLV
- a CDS encoding 1-acyl-sn-glycerol-3-phosphate acyltransferase, with translation MRDWDYENDQWTRLPGYLKHLPLFTRHFDLVSLVFRTLWSIILKYWFFKFYIRLKVVGDFHEVRKNYPKLLVISNHASHLDAVSIAAAVPFRYWMDLYIAAAKDYFFSNPLFTFFSKHCLGAIPIDRKDKKGEAVELCLNLLSNLEAIWLIIFPEGTRSKDGFIGQFKRGVSLFSEKTTTPLLFLYLEGNGELWPKGRIFAVPGPLTIHIGPVHPPAPIELIYEHYRDWVIGINPNAFRGEDPSEIETYLTSM